A region of the Stigmatopora nigra isolate UIUO_SnigA chromosome 10, RoL_Snig_1.1, whole genome shotgun sequence genome:
TGCAAATGACTTTGGTCCTATACAAAAGGGAGTTGGGAGAAAGGCTTTGGGAAGTTCTTCCGTTTTTGGTCCCAAATGGGACTAAGGGTAGAATAGTAAACAGTCAGATAGCAAGAGGATAGCCTGCAATCGTTATAGAAGACAATGACAAACTCCCTAGCTGATTAATGCCTTCTCTACATTCGGAAATAGCAATACTCCCGTGGTGCAATTAGGAAAATTCAATGGAAAGGGTCTATGCTATACAATAAGCACTCACACATAAATAGTGGATGTAAGGCAAAGTTATGCAAAAAAAGGGTAACAAAGGTCAACGTGAGTTTCAATTTCAAATAAGACtgcaagtattaaaaaaaagttcacatttTCTTTACCGATATGACACAATGACGATATCCCCAGTTGTCAGTCTTGCAGTTGAGGGGTGCAAATAAGtctattacatttttaagattGATTTACTGTCTTAATTGTGAACTACTTACTCTAGTAAATACTCAAAGTGCCCATGGCTTTTCTTTTGATAATTATCAGATATGAAGTGAAGAAACAAATAACGAAACATTAAGTGATTACTTGAAAGATTCTTGCTTTTTAAAGTTTGATACACCCATTACGTTTTGATTTCATGGTTTCTGCTTCAGGAACCAATTATAACCTATACTTAAGTAATATGGTAATTTAAATCACAGTCAGTTCAAGATTATGTCCCTCGATTGGTGACAAAGTTATTTAATAAGGTCTCACAGTCTGACACAGCACACTATATTCACCAAGATTACAAAAATTGTCAGACTAAAATAtcagattgttttttaaatatttttttcttaaagtcaTTCAGTGAGCAAGCTCCTTCATTGATACCGCTTTGGAACATTGAATCCTATATATTGGTCTTCAGTTTTTAATGGTTTCTGATTCAGTGGCATACCAATGATAAATCCTGTAATCAAGATTATCAAGGCAGAAGCAAAGTCATAATTACACTAAACTAATTCATTTTCAAACCTCAAAGGTCATTCAGTGTTtcactttttccacatttatgTTGTGGCCTGGCAGTACAATAATTGACTGGTTAACAAattgcctcacagttttgagatcaagggttcaaccGCAGCctctgaccttcctgtgtggatgtTTTCACCACCTTGTAGAGTTGAAACCGTATACGTACAAATGTCCTCATCTGGTGTTACTAAATATCTCCCCACTGTGGTAATCCTGTGATGTGTCCATAGGTAGACTTTGAATGAAATCATTCAATTatgtgttgtttattttgaaggaCAAGGGTGAGTTGGGTTTTGGGATTGGCCCAATGGTGTTCCATACAGGACTCCTTAAAATAGGGATTTTCTGTTAAATCCCTCCAGCATGTTTGTTAGAAGTGTATTGATTGTTGGCCGCAGTATCGTGAAGGCCTTTTATCTGCTTCAGTTGTAAATGGTAGTGAGTTCAAGTCGACCCCTGGGTCGCCATGTGGGGTCACTGTTTAATGAAAGTGTATCCTGTTTGATGTATGATTGTGGCCTTGGCACTAACCAACACCAAGGTAGCACAGGAGAAAATGGGGTTGTGAGAGGTTAATCATCTGCAATTTCTTCCTCTTTCTGCTACCTGATATTGCTTTTCCAACTGTGAGTGATTAGTGAGGAGAAGGGCTCGGCTTCTCCTAACAGCATACGTGTTGAATTTGGTGATTTTGATCCCAAACCACTGTCTCATATGTAATTACTTGCCAAATTTtggaagatttaaaaaaatatatgattattGCAGATTTCTTGGTTCTTTCCTGTATCCATGCATTGTGAAAGGGACTATGATTCATTGGATATATGAGAAAATTAACTAGTATATAACATGACGTTAGATTTAGTAACCTGAATAGGCTCGCAATCATTAATCTTTAATTGACAGTAATTTCTTGTAAAGCATTCAGTGTCTTCTCCTGTGTGGCTGAATATATGGTACAAGGTACAAGTGGCACAATTCATGTGTCTTACAAATGTCACAAGTCTGATATGCGTTACTGCAGTACtgaaaatcaaataacaaattAAACTAGATACCCTCGTAGCAGACCTCTTCCGAAAGTGGGGAAAAATCCAATCCATATCGTATGATTTCGACTGCGGCGTGGACAGACCTATCAGATAACACATCAGTATGAGTCGAGTATAATTGAAATAAGTGATATGAAGCAGACACAGCCAGGGTTGCGCAAATAACCATAAAATAGGTTTGTGGATCAGCTCCTCTCCAACATATGCACCTACACGATCTACATTTGCAATCTAAATACATAAATGGTTCCAAgaatttcaatgtattttttcccactATATAATCTATTCCTTAGAGTCTCTTGAGACTGGCAGACTGAACTTCCAAAAGCAAATCATATGAGTGCTAATCCACACACAATAATAAAGGAAATAATCAACACCTATGCCAGCATAATAAATGTGGATTCTGAACTGGTCCAGGTTTGGTAGAGTTGCATGCTGCTATATAATGTTTTAGTATTGTATTGATGGTTTCTAGAATTGTGTAGTACTTTACACTGCATGAGTGTCAGGAGTTGTATTTTTTCGGGTTATCACATCACATTACTatgacaggttttttttattttgagttgatgctctgtgattttttttcgtcCACACATCACGTGGGAGGTGTACAATTCTACGAGTGATTAAAACCCCAATCTTTGACATACGTAGCATATGATTTCTGAAAGGTGAGAATGGCTTAACAAATAAAGTGTGAAAAATGACTGATGCTGAGGGATTTACCTGAGCAGAAGGAGGATGATAATGGAAATGAGAATAAATTAGTCCGAAACACTTTTGAAAATGAGTTTTCGTCACCTGAAATACAAAGTATCCCCTGGGTGGTACTTTGCATGCTGCCccagccttcttttttttttatagcatttACATCATGATGACATGGTGGGAGTCGATGGCCTATTCTCAAATCACAATTAATAAGCCTTTCActggtgtaaattaatatttgaGGCAGTCCACAGTCAATCTTAGTCTTAATCTCACActaaatgatagaatcttgtcaaaaaTTATTCAGAAATaacacagtcatacctctacttacgaacgcTTTTAGGTACGAAATGTTCTgtttattaatgattttttatttaaaatgagtgactcgagatgtGAAAAAGATCTAAGttatgaaatatataaatagttaaTAATCTAATTTGTAAGCAAATATTCCAACACTAATATCATTTTGCATTACAGCTCCAAAAACACGATAGGCAAGATGAAGATGTCCCCTCAAAGTGGAGATCAGAGGAAGAGATGGCAGCTGAAGCGTCCATTTTGAGGAATCATATTGAGAACTCATGAAAgggtaaaaataatcataattttcattttgactCTATTACTTGCTCTTTTTGTTTGACTGCAATCAGAGGTTGTAATGGTCAGCAGGAATTGGGATAAAAATCACATtaagctcaccttttattttcaatattatcTTGGTATATTGTTTTGGTACATAAcgtatttatgattttttaaaggtATATGTTTCACATAAGATGAATGAACTATATAATTAATGTAACGTTGTCAGTTTCCTGCCTCGTTTGTATCCATTTACAtttaatgatgaaattacttCATTTCCTTTATTTTACTTGTGCAAGATTCCACAGAAAAGCGCATGCGTGATGCACAAAATGCCAACAATAATGAGCAAATCAATCTTTCCAAACATTGTGGCTGGTCACCTTTAGTAAATCTTATCTTGATAACTCGAACTACTCTTTGAAAAGTGCAAATCCAACCGAATATGGTAAATGTAAAGTATGTCACAAATATAAATGAGCCAAGCATATCAGTAATTTGTGTAGCATGAAGcacaggtgattttttttatttttttatgaatcattAAATTCTTGACACGTGGAATGATCTAACTTACTATCTTTGTTATTTGCATAAGTCTTTGCTATGTCCTGGCAAATTTTTGCATTACATTGTACCTGATTGATGACTGGAATGGCGCATAGTCCCCACTCAGCCTATATACAGAATGTGCGTTAATGAAGCACATTATTCAGATCCATGCATTGTAATGATGCCATTGTGAGCAGCCCCTTGGATTTAAACTCGATGAGTTGACACTATCTTTATGCTCAAGGTGGTGTGGGAACTGACTTATATTTTCCTTTGCAAAATTGATTTGACAGTttcagcatgcatgtttttctggACATTATTAAACCTATAAGAATTtaaaacacattattttaaTCCCCATGCGGAGAGATTAAATCCTAAATTTTCCTAGAAGTGCTGAGCTAGACTAAAGCACATAACAGGAGAAGAACTTCAACTAAAACCATAAGTTTGGCTGAATTTTGCATTTGCTTCATTGGATCCTCTGaagtaagtaaataaatttTCTTGCTTTCTTTGGCTTGCTTCAAAATTAAAGCTACAATTCCCCATTGTAAGAGCAATGTTCTAGTTCAtcttttgtatacatttttatgtttgaaTGGCGTGAGTCAAACTGTGATCTCATATAGAGCCAGCAGAGGGACCTGTCTACTAATGAATGTCAGCAATGTAAACATGGCAGAGATGAGGAACGGAGTTGTAGACATGCAACCATGTCATACATACAGTAacccctcgattatcgcggttaatgggttAATGtagggtcttttttttcttcttcagtgctgagtccgagtagcaagcggaggacaggggagtggcttccgcttgcgagtttcagcgtggattttcaaatttttatgaacttacaaaaaaaatctgcgatgtagtaaAATCGTGAATGTTGatgccgcgatatttgagggattactgtatacagtgtgtgtgtgcatttgtatgtGTCCGGGGGAGTATTTTAATTGAGGTTCTCAGCCTGTTTCGTTTGAAGAGTGATCATCATCATTGTGCGCACAAATGCTGGCCCAATTCAGTAAAGCATGAAGGCTTCTTTGATGCGACTCCCAAATGTGTCCTCCTCAGTTTCTCTTTTGAAGGGAGAGAGAAGAAACTCAAGAGGAAACATGAGACTTGTGCGGCACGAGGGTGGCCATGCTGGAGGAATGTAAAGGGGGATTTACCCATGGAAATGGCCGTAGTAGTGGAGAAGACTGTACTTTGCTGTGAATGTGAGACGACAGCATGCACTTGTCTCTCTCAAGTCAAGTGAGGTGAAAACATTTCTGATTCCTCAAATGGCTTAAATGCTTAGCACTATCTGACTTGCATCTTAACTGATAATTATAGGTGACTGTGAATGAAAAGCAGACCATCTTAAAGGCACAAAACTGTTTTTGCTACTAAgtatataattattaaaacTTCAAGATGCCATTGACAAGATTGGCCCCTTTTACCACTGGGAACTGAATACTAAGTCTGTTTTCAACTAAATTATATCAGTTCAGAGACTGTTAAACTTTAATGATCGCTGGTTTTAACTTGGATTTcaatagagtttaatatttcaCCTGAAGTTAACAGAACTGACCTATAGTGGATACTCGTGTGATGAAAGGCACTTAACTATATTATGTAATTTGGGGGACATACACAGTGCGTTTATACACACTATTAGTATAAAGATTAGCTCAGTTttgtatacaaatatacacatgcatgcataGGCAAACACTTTAAATAGAAAGGCCAAACAGCCACTATCATTAAATACACAGTCTCCATCTCAGACTCTATTCTTTTAATAGACGTGCTTGCTCTGTAAACTGCAGCTGCTTAAGTGCCTCTACCAGTGTTTGACCCTCAGAGACCTTTAAAGGTCCATCATGATAATTTTAGACTTAAGTTGCTgtagatatattttacatttatatttgcGTTGGTTTTACATGCCAAACCGGTACCGTTTAGTTTAGAGCTTTTAACAAGGAACAATTAAGACCCAAGCTAAATTACTCTTGATTGGATTTAAGTCTTGCAATCCAATGTGAGATTCTGCTAGTGTATAATTTCaacattattaattaaaaatgttactTCTGCCTACCTAAAAATGCAGAACTACAAGTTAGTTTGCTCCTCCCTTTCTTAGACCTCTGACCACCAGCCTGTGCCCCCCTCTGTCCCCATACCTCTGCTCTTAGTTTGTCCACTCTACACCATACTACTTTACTCTCTCTTCCACTGTGCACAATTCAATTGCTTGCTTGCAACTATCGGCAATCAGTCATTTAGTAGCTGCTTTCTttattgtttctgtttttaatcaaacaatTCTGTTTATTGTGGCCACCCTAAATCTGAGTCCATGGCTGACAGAATACAGCGAAGAAAGGACAAACAAGAAAAGGAATCAGCTGAAAAGACCAGGAATGGAAAGGAATTGAAGAATGAAAGAGAAAATGTTCAAGAAAATGGAGGGGGGACTTCAACTGAGCAAGTATCCACCAATGATGTAACAGCTAATGATGAAAATGGAGATCTTCAGGTTGAGCCAATTGAACTTCCTCCATTTGAAATCATTGCAGGGTAAGTCCATATGAGTGAGACATTTTACGATTCTTGAAATTAATTTAGCTGTTGTATCAAATGTGTGAAACATTTTACAGTTGTTGAAATTAATTTAGCTATTTAAACCAACTAGTATACACctggtaaacatttttttttgagagtAAAAAGGAAATGTTTAATGTCTTGTatcttttcttcactttttttgcatctcaCATCCCTGTTTATATGGCAGAATTGAAATGTCATCCTTTGACGTGAATGTCAATTGAGTTCTTCCCAGAATATTTTGGCTGGAGGGTATGGGGGTCACACCCAACTCAGTAAATCAAGGAGCGAATGTGAATACACCAGATTATTTGGGAATTGTGTAGCTTGGTGTAAATTGTGAAATGTTGTTAGAACCCATCAGAAAAACACAGTCCACTTTGAATATGAAAATACCTCTCATTATGTAGTAGCAAACCTGTCGTCATTTTATACCTGTGCACCATACCAGTTTGCACACCAACACTTTAAGAAACAACATGTTTATTATTAGCACAAAAGCCTCTCGCTAAGCCTCTCTATgtgcaatttgtttttttactggcagtgttttttttcttatattaagTAGGATTGTTGCAAGACTTCATGTCTTCTGGTCATGAGAACGGATATAATAGGGAATTCTCACATTGGGTGTGTTTCTGGTACTAAAATGTAAGGTTGACAGATGTGTCAACATGTGAGAATACTTTGGACTAGTGTCTCGTGGCACACAATTTTTGTGCTCATTGAACATTTTGATTTAGCACTttgagtcatatttttttttagaatcctATTTATAAGAAACTAATAAAACTATTGAAACAACACAAACCATAGTTAACGTCTGGCTATATAGAAAACGAAGTGAAAATAACCTCAAAATTGTTTGATCTGTTGTACAGGGACCGGATTGATCCATTTGCATTCAAGTTCCAGTTCAAGAATGTGGAATACTCTTCAGGTCGCAATAAGACCTTCTTATGCTATCTAGTGGACAAAGGAAATACATCTAATGGGCTTCTTAGAGGCTGTCTTGAGGATGAACACAGCGGATCCCATGCGGAAGAGGCTTTCTTCACTCAGTGTCTCCCTGACTACGACCCTTCACTCAAATACACAATCACTTGGTAAATTTAATTAAACTATTCTCTTCAAATACCTCCCTGCATTTATATTTAAGGTGACCATCTTGTTGTATGTGGTAGTTGAAATTACCAGTGCTAAAAATCTTGCTTTTCTTTCAGGTACATGTCATCTAGTCCCTGTTCTGCTTGTGCAGCAAAAATAGTTGATGTGTTAAATACcaagaaaaacatcaaattgaCCATCTTTGCTTCCCGGCTGTTTGAGTTTGAGGAACAAGAGATCCAAAATGGCCTACAGTCTCTACATAAAGCTGGATGTAAACTGAGGATGATGAAGCCTCTGGACTTTTCCTATATTTGGGATACATTTGTGGAGAATGAGGAACAACCTCTTAATCTTTGGGAAGACTGCAAGGACAGCTATGAGTATTATCATGAAAAGCTTTCTGACATTCTTCAGTGAGAacagtaaaaatgtattaacatttaaaaaaaaatgaaaatagtatTGCTTTGCATTTTAGAGTGGGAAAAAAGCTCCTAAATGGCAATTAAATGCTGTGGATTGGGTCACTTTTtcgcagtaatccctcgaataacgCGGCTTCAACGGTCGCACCTTCACTTCgtcttatgtattttttttgtaaattcataaaaatctgaaaatctatgctgaaactttcaagcggaagccactcccctgtcctccgcttgcttCAAGGACTTAGCActgaagtgaaaaaaataaatatatatatctttttttaaataggggtgaccctacttcattcatcttccataccacccatcctcaaaagggttgcgggggttgctggagccaaacccagctgtctttgggcaaaaggcagtcTACACCCGAGACTGGtagccagtcagtcgtagggcacacagagagacaaacgaccatccgccaccacgggaattgagcccgcgcctgcccgcaccaaagtgaGGTGAGTGACCCTACTTCgtagtttttcatttatcgcggccatgtctggtctgcattaaccgcgataattgagggattacagGTTTTGCCGTACAGGTGAGTGCTACTCTAGTATACTTGTTTTGCTATCTTATGACCTCAGAAAAATCCCATACCAAGGTAACATTTTCCTTCTGAATTTCTTTAGCAATCAATTCTCAGATATTCTTGAACTATCTCACCTCTACCACACAAACGCttcaaccatttaaaaaaaaatagagagatAAGAGAAGCACCGGCAGCTTATACTTACAGGTTTACAAAAGTTATTTGGCGAATACTATCCTGTCATCTGATGCTGAAAGGTTACCTGATCTTGTCTTATCAACTGATAGAACGGCCTGATGTTCAGGCCCTTCAAGTAAAACCGTCATTTAACACCAAGCATCACATTATCAGGACTTTTTTGTTTCCCTCCACCGCAAAAATGTTGATAAATCACAGACGTTAAAGTAAATACTCATTGTCATCACTTAACATGGAGGTCATGAAAGTGAGGATATTTTGATATGGTGAAACTGAACCTCTATCAAACCACACTTGTTTCTCTCTGTGTCAGTGTGTCTGCTGTCCACAACAGCTGCTATTGAGTTAAGGCGTTTTTACAATTGTCAAATGATCATCATAAATGGAGGCAAACTGGGTCGCTAGATTCAAATTTAACCTCGTGTGACATCTAAAAGCATTTGAAATACAGTGGCCACCTGTTCATACATGATAAAAAAGGGTATGTATTCATGCTGATAGCAAGCCAATATTATTTGATGAAGGCTATGTAGATGAACGAATATAGGTGCATAAGTCCTAACCTTCAAAATAAGAAATCATACAAGTTCAGGCCGAAGTATATGCACAAAGCTgccatttttgggtgtttttttttttagcagttcAATAGTAGACTGCAGCAACAGAattgttaataaaatatatctgatttcaaaaatt
Encoded here:
- the LOC144203032 gene encoding putative C->U-editing enzyme APOBEC-2 isoform X2, which produces MKGIQRRKDKQEKESAEKTRNGKELKNERENVQENGGGTSTEQVSTNDVTANDENGDLQVEPIELPPFEIIAGDRIDPFAFKFQFKNVEYSSGRNKTFLCYLVDKGNTSNGLLRGCLEDEHSGSHAEEAFFTQCLPDYDPSLKYTITWYMSSSPCSACAAKIVDVLNTKKNIKLTIFASRLFEFEEQEIQNGLQSLHKAGCKLRMMKPLDFSYIWDTFVENEEQPLNLWEDCKDSYEYYHEKLSDILQ
- the LOC144203032 gene encoding putative C->U-editing enzyme APOBEC-2 isoform X1 codes for the protein MADRIQRRKDKQEKESAEKTRNGKELKNERENVQENGGGTSTEQVSTNDVTANDENGDLQVEPIELPPFEIIAGDRIDPFAFKFQFKNVEYSSGRNKTFLCYLVDKGNTSNGLLRGCLEDEHSGSHAEEAFFTQCLPDYDPSLKYTITWYMSSSPCSACAAKIVDVLNTKKNIKLTIFASRLFEFEEQEIQNGLQSLHKAGCKLRMMKPLDFSYIWDTFVENEEQPLNLWEDCKDSYEYYHEKLSDILQ